One region of Etheostoma spectabile isolate EspeVRDwgs_2016 chromosome 21, UIUC_Espe_1.0, whole genome shotgun sequence genomic DNA includes:
- the ascc1 gene encoding activating signal cointegrator 1 complex subunit 1: MDVLRPALININGRMYRRNIIKEEHYEEEEEEEDASYIGPPESEDFAADETCDTNYIEQTDKGYRCAIDVPSVLYKYIIGKKGETRRRLEFDTKTSISIPKQGVEGQIVITGSHKAAVSSAVTRVEVLVESFRKKQPFTHFLSFPLNDPKIQEGFLSFKDEVLRQCSQDHGVEGSIFQNPAKLHLTIGTLALLNDMEVRKACEHLQECQNFIREITEGKPLSLEVTGIEYMNDDPAMVDVLYAKVDLKDRSDKLQMIADRLVEHFVSAGLMVREWDRVKLHGTVMNTVFRKNSTVEDMGGPGRQTTSEREAFDARNVLKKFGAYRFGESELNSVLLSQRYSTDCTGYYTSAGSIHFS, from the exons ATGGACGTTTTACGTCCAGCTCTTATCAATATAAATGGAAGAATGTATCGAAGAAATATCATTAAGGAAGAGCATtatgaagaggaagaagaagaagaagatgcaTCTTACATTGGACCACCAG AGAGTGAAGACTTTGCAGCTGATGAAACTTGTGATACCAACTACATTGAACAGACTGATAAGGGATACCGCTGTGCTATTGATGTCCCAAGTGTTCTTTACAA ATACATCATTGGGAAAAAAGGAGAGACACGCAGACGTCTGGAGTTTGACACAAAGACATCTATCAGCATCCCAAAACAAGGAGTGGAAGGACAGATTG TTATCACAGGTTCCCATAAAGCTGCAGTCTCATCTGCAGTCACACGGGTTGAGGTCCTTGTTGAGAGTTTCAGGAAGAAACAGCCTTTCACGCACTTCCTGTCATTCCCTTTGAATGATCCCAAAATTCAAGAAGGATTCCTGAGCTTTAAAGACGAGGTGTTGCGGCAGTGCTCACAG GATCATGGAGTAGAGGGAAGCATCTTTCAGAACCCTGCTAAGCTTCACCTGACTATCGGCACCCTGGCACTGTTAAATGACATGGAAGTGAGAAAAGCATGTGAACACCTCCAAGAGTGTCAAAACTTCATTAG GGAAATCACAGAAGGAAAACCTCTGTCGTTGGAGGTGACAGGTATAGAGTACATGAATGATGACCCAGCCATGGTGGACGTCTTGTACGCCAAAGTCGATCTGAAAGACAGATCTGACAA GTTACAGATGATTGCAGATCGGCTGGTAGAGCACTTTGTCTCAGCAGGGCTGATGGTCAGAGAATGGGACAGAGTGAAGCTGCATGGCACTGTGATGAACACTGTGTTCCGAAAGAACTCCACAG TCGAAGACATGGGTGGCCCAGGAAGACAAACCACGAGTGAACGAGAGGCTTTTGATGCCAGAAACGTATTAAAG AAATTTGGGGCTTATCGTTTTGGAGAGTCCGAGCTGAATAGTGTCTTGCTGTCCCAGAGATATTCGACAGACTGTACGGGCTACTACACCTCTGCAGGGAGCATCCACTTCTCATGA